From one Nonomuraea polychroma genomic stretch:
- a CDS encoding quinone-dependent dihydroorotate dehydrogenase, whose translation MYRLVFTQVLRRFDAEAVHHLTVSALALLARLPLVKRLLHRALAPHDPVLRVSAFGVHFPGPLGLAAGFDKDAACAEAIAALGFGHVEVGTITAHAQPGNPRPRLFRLTKEHALINRMGFNNAGAAAAARRLRRARGVPVVVGVNIGKTKVVPESEAAADYVTSAKALAPLADYLVVNVSSPNTPGLRNLQAVSLLRPLLTAVKEVADNTPRRTPLLVKIAPDLADEDVDAVADLALELGLDGIIATNTTIKHTGETGGLSGRPLKGRSLEVLRRLRARVGDRLTLVSAGGVEDEDDVWERLLAGATLVQGYTGWIYGGPLWAARIHRRLARRARRHGLKSITEAIGRTA comes from the coding sequence ATGTATCGCCTCGTGTTCACGCAGGTCTTGCGACGTTTCGACGCCGAGGCCGTGCACCATCTGACGGTGAGCGCCCTCGCGCTCCTCGCGCGGTTGCCGCTGGTCAAGCGGTTGCTGCATCGCGCGCTCGCGCCGCACGACCCCGTTCTGCGCGTGAGCGCGTTCGGCGTGCACTTCCCCGGCCCGCTGGGGCTGGCCGCCGGGTTCGACAAGGACGCCGCCTGCGCGGAGGCGATCGCGGCGCTCGGCTTCGGGCACGTCGAGGTCGGCACCATCACGGCGCACGCCCAGCCCGGCAATCCGCGCCCGCGCCTGTTCCGCCTCACCAAAGAGCACGCGCTGATCAACAGGATGGGCTTCAACAACGCCGGCGCCGCGGCCGCCGCCCGCCGGCTGCGCCGCGCCCGCGGCGTGCCCGTCGTGGTCGGGGTGAACATCGGCAAGACCAAGGTCGTGCCCGAGTCCGAGGCCGCAGCCGACTACGTGACCAGTGCCAAGGCACTGGCCCCGCTGGCCGACTACCTCGTGGTCAACGTCAGCTCGCCCAACACGCCCGGGCTGCGCAACCTGCAGGCCGTCTCGTTGCTGCGGCCGCTGCTCACCGCGGTCAAGGAGGTCGCGGACAACACGCCCCGCCGCACCCCGCTGCTGGTCAAGATCGCCCCCGATCTGGCCGACGAGGACGTGGACGCGGTCGCCGACCTGGCGCTCGAGCTGGGCCTGGACGGGATCATCGCGACCAACACCACGATCAAGCACACCGGCGAGACCGGCGGACTGTCCGGCCGTCCGCTCAAGGGCCGCTCGCTGGAGGTGCTGCGCCGGCTGCGCGCGAGGGTCGGCGACCGCCTCACGCTGGTGTCGGCCGGCGGGGTCGAGGACGAGGACGACGTCTGGGAGCGCCTCCTTGCCGGCGCGACGCTCGTCCAGGGCTACACGGGCTGGATCTACGGCGGCCCGCTCTGGGCCGCGCGCATCCACCGCCGGCTGGCCAGGCGCGCACGCCGTCACGGCCTGAAGTCGATCACGGAGGCCATCGGCCGCACCGCCTGA
- a CDS encoding response regulator codes for MIRILLADDEAMIRAGVRAILATDPSLDVVAEAGDGRQAVDLAISHRPDVALLDIRMPRLDGLGAAAEIRRVAPETAVVMLTTFGEDDYIAKALDVGAAGFLLKSGDPRELIAGIHAVADGAAYLSPKVAQRVIAQLADGRMARGAQARDRIQALTQRERDVLALLGAGLSNAEIAARMHIVEGTVKAYVSAILTRLDVRNRVQAAIIAHEAGLVA; via the coding sequence GTGATCCGTATTCTCCTCGCCGACGACGAAGCCATGATCCGCGCCGGGGTGCGCGCGATCCTCGCGACCGATCCATCGCTGGACGTGGTCGCCGAGGCGGGCGACGGCAGGCAGGCCGTCGACCTGGCCATCAGCCATCGACCGGACGTGGCGCTGCTCGACATCCGCATGCCGAGGCTCGACGGGCTGGGCGCGGCCGCCGAGATCCGCAGGGTCGCGCCGGAGACGGCCGTGGTGATGCTCACCACGTTCGGGGAGGACGACTACATCGCCAAGGCGCTCGACGTCGGGGCCGCGGGCTTCCTGCTGAAGTCGGGCGACCCGCGCGAGCTGATCGCCGGGATCCACGCGGTGGCCGACGGCGCGGCCTACCTGTCGCCCAAGGTCGCGCAGAGGGTCATCGCCCAGCTCGCCGACGGCAGGATGGCCAGGGGCGCGCAGGCCCGCGACCGCATCCAGGCGCTCACCCAGCGCGAACGTGACGTGCTCGCCCTGCTCGGCGCCGGACTGTCCAACGCCGAGATCGCGGCCAGGATGCACATTGTGGAGGGCACGGTGAAGGCGTACGTGAGCGCCATCCTCACCCGGCTCGACGTACGCAACCGCGTACAGGCCGCGATCATCGCCCACGAGGCAGGGTTGGTAGCCTGA
- a CDS encoding tautomerase family protein — protein MAQVKMYGRRDVWSGRQREISDLVQSCLVSAWGLPEDKRFHRFLLLDADDFVCPQRSDRYLIVEVVCFTGRTDDAKRALIRALYDKWPHDPEDLELTIIEMPKVNWGIRGVPADELTLSYKVEV, from the coding sequence ATGGCTCAGGTGAAGATGTACGGCCGCAGGGACGTGTGGTCCGGGCGGCAGCGGGAGATTTCGGACCTGGTGCAGTCGTGCCTGGTGAGCGCGTGGGGTTTGCCGGAGGACAAGCGGTTCCACCGGTTCCTGCTGCTGGACGCCGACGACTTCGTGTGCCCCCAGCGGAGCGATCGCTATCTGATCGTCGAGGTGGTCTGCTTCACCGGGCGCACCGACGACGCCAAGCGGGCGCTGATCCGGGCGCTCTACGACAAGTGGCCGCACGACCCCGAGGACCTGGAGCTCACCATCATCGAGATGCCCAAGGTCAACTGGGGAATTCGCGGTGTTCCCGCTGATGAGCTCACCCTGTCGTACAAGGTGGAGGTCTAG
- the lpdA gene encoding dihydrolipoyl dehydrogenase gives MSTHYDVVVLGAGPGGYTAAVRAAQLGLRTAVVEEKYWGGVCLNVGCIPSKALLRNAELAHIFHNEAKTFGISGDVTFDYGAAFQRSRKVADGRVKGVHYLMKKNAITEYDGRGTFLDANTLQVNGETITFSHCIIAAGATTRLIPGTQLSERVVTYEEQILTEELPRSIIIAGAGAIGVEFAYVLHNYGVKVTIVEFLDRVVPLEDEEVSAELAKRYKRLGIEVMTSTRVDGIEDTGASVKVTVTKNGQQQVLEADKVLQAIGFQPRVDGYGLEKTGVALTDRGAIAVDGRLRTNVPHIFAIGDVTAKLMLAHAAESMGIIAAETIAGAETMELDYVMIPRATYCQPQVASFGYTETQARDLGYDVKVAKFPFTANGKAHGLGDAAGFVKIISDDTHGELLGAHLIGPEVTELLPELTLAQQWDLTVHEVARNVHAHPTLGEAVKEAIHGLAGHMINM, from the coding sequence ATGAGCACTCACTATGACGTCGTCGTTCTCGGCGCGGGTCCGGGAGGATACACGGCCGCGGTCCGCGCCGCCCAGCTCGGGCTGCGCACCGCGGTCGTCGAGGAGAAATACTGGGGAGGCGTCTGCCTGAACGTGGGCTGCATCCCGTCCAAGGCACTGCTGCGCAACGCCGAGCTGGCCCACATCTTCCACAACGAGGCCAAGACGTTCGGCATCAGCGGCGATGTCACCTTCGACTACGGCGCGGCCTTCCAGCGCAGCCGCAAGGTGGCCGACGGCCGGGTCAAGGGCGTTCACTACCTGATGAAGAAGAACGCCATCACGGAGTACGACGGCCGCGGCACGTTCCTGGACGCGAACACCCTCCAGGTGAACGGCGAGACGATCACGTTCTCCCACTGCATCATCGCGGCGGGCGCGACCACTCGGTTGATCCCGGGCACGCAGTTGTCCGAGCGGGTGGTGACGTACGAGGAGCAGATCCTCACCGAGGAGCTGCCGCGCAGCATCATCATCGCGGGCGCCGGCGCCATCGGGGTGGAGTTCGCGTACGTGCTGCACAACTACGGCGTCAAGGTCACGATCGTGGAGTTCCTGGACCGGGTCGTGCCGCTGGAGGACGAGGAGGTCTCGGCGGAGCTGGCCAAGCGCTACAAGCGGCTCGGCATCGAGGTGATGACCTCGACCCGGGTGGACGGCATCGAGGACACCGGCGCCTCCGTCAAGGTCACCGTCACCAAGAACGGTCAGCAGCAGGTGCTCGAGGCGGACAAGGTCCTGCAGGCCATCGGGTTCCAGCCGCGGGTGGACGGCTACGGTCTGGAGAAGACCGGCGTGGCGCTGACCGACCGGGGCGCGATCGCGGTCGACGGGCGCCTCCGGACGAACGTGCCGCACATCTTCGCCATCGGCGACGTCACCGCCAAGCTGATGCTGGCGCACGCCGCCGAGTCCATGGGCATCATCGCCGCCGAGACGATCGCGGGCGCGGAGACCATGGAGCTGGACTACGTGATGATCCCGCGGGCGACGTACTGCCAGCCGCAGGTGGCCAGCTTCGGCTACACCGAGACGCAGGCCCGCGACCTGGGCTACGACGTGAAGGTCGCGAAGTTCCCGTTCACCGCGAACGGCAAGGCGCACGGCCTGGGCGACGCGGCCGGGTTCGTCAAGATCATCAGCGATGACACGCACGGCGAGCTGCTCGGCGCCCACCTGATCGGGCCGGAGGTCACCGAGCTGCTGCCGGAGCTGACGCTGGCCCAGCAGTGGGACCTGACGGTGCACGAGGTGGCACGCAACGTCCACGCGCACCCGACGCTCGGCGAGGCGGTCAAGGAGGCGATCCACGGCCTCGCCGGTCACATGATCAACATGTGA
- a CDS encoding exonuclease — MSRLPELYVAVDVEADGPVPGPYSMISLGMAVAGRPDLTFYTELRPISDAYVPEALAVSGLDRDRLLREAPTPEEAMAAAARWVNGLREIGRPVFLAAPAVWDGMFVHWYFMRFTGKSPFGATGSGIDLRSYWMGLTGREWSASRSGDIKRELGLDGFPHTHHAGEDAVELARIFEQVLRRTAG; from the coding sequence GTGTCCCGACTTCCGGAGTTGTACGTCGCCGTGGACGTGGAGGCCGACGGGCCCGTTCCCGGCCCGTACAGCATGATCTCCCTGGGCATGGCCGTGGCCGGGCGGCCGGACCTGACGTTCTACACGGAGCTGCGGCCGATCTCCGACGCATACGTGCCCGAGGCGCTGGCCGTCTCCGGGCTCGACCGCGACCGGCTGCTGCGCGAGGCGCCCACGCCGGAGGAGGCGATGGCGGCGGCCGCCCGGTGGGTGAACGGGCTGCGGGAGATCGGGCGGCCCGTCTTCCTGGCCGCGCCCGCGGTGTGGGACGGCATGTTCGTGCACTGGTACTTCATGCGCTTCACCGGGAAGAGCCCGTTCGGCGCGACCGGGTCCGGGATCGATCTGCGGAGCTACTGGATGGGACTGACCGGCCGTGAGTGGTCCGCGAGCCGCAGTGGCGACATCAAGCGGGAGCTGGGCCTCGATGGGTTCCCCCACACACATCACGCGGGAGAGGACGCGGTCGAGCTGGCCCGGATATTCGAGCAGGTCCTGCGGCGTACGGCAGGCTGA
- a CDS encoding fructosamine kinase family protein, which produces MDPLLTRLRAAGFDAVSADLAPGGVVAMAGMATLRDGSRVFAKTLQGAGADLFEIEAEGLRVLREAGATTPDVLAVTPDLLVLEPLCPRPDDNERFWEDLGRMVASMHAVTGERFGWHRDGWLGRLRQDNTWDEDGHAFLAQRRILRWLPEPLVEAAFDAEERRSLERLCAALPDLLPPRRPVLTHGDLWRENILTDRAGGPALIDPAVSYSWAEADLSMLWCSPRPPASDRFFAAYNEAAPLPDGWRQRMRVFHLRELLSDIAHDDGGWGAAQEVREIIAPFARRQ; this is translated from the coding sequence ATGGATCCGCTGCTGACCCGGCTGCGCGCGGCCGGATTCGACGCCGTCTCCGCCGACCTCGCTCCCGGCGGGGTGGTGGCCATGGCAGGCATGGCCACCCTCCGGGACGGCTCCCGCGTGTTCGCGAAGACCCTGCAGGGCGCCGGGGCCGATCTCTTCGAGATCGAGGCCGAAGGGCTGCGCGTGCTGCGCGAGGCCGGTGCCACGACCCCGGACGTGCTGGCGGTGACACCGGACCTGCTCGTCCTGGAGCCGCTGTGTCCGCGACCGGACGACAACGAGCGGTTCTGGGAGGACCTGGGCCGCATGGTCGCCTCCATGCATGCCGTGACCGGTGAGCGGTTCGGCTGGCACAGGGACGGCTGGCTCGGCCGGCTGCGCCAGGACAACACCTGGGACGAGGACGGGCACGCCTTCCTCGCCCAGCGCCGCATCCTGCGCTGGCTGCCGGAGCCGCTGGTGGAGGCCGCCTTCGACGCCGAGGAACGCCGATCGCTCGAACGGCTCTGCGCGGCGCTGCCCGACCTGCTGCCGCCCCGGCGGCCGGTGCTGACACACGGCGACCTGTGGCGCGAGAACATTCTCACCGACCGGGCGGGCGGCCCCGCCCTGATCGATCCCGCCGTCTCCTACAGCTGGGCCGAGGCCGACCTGAGCATGCTCTGGTGCTCACCACGCCCGCCGGCCTCCGACCGGTTCTTCGCCGCGTACAACGAGGCGGCGCCCCTGCCGGATGGCTGGCGGCAGCGCATGCGGGTGTTCCACCTGCGGGAGTTGCTGAGCGACATCGCCCACGACGATGGCGGCTGGGGCGCCGCGCAGGAGGTACGCGAGATCATCGCGCCGTTCGCCCGCCGTCAGTAG
- a CDS encoding class I SAM-dependent methyltransferase, translating to MPFDHNDHYHRTLLRRVPKGCRTALDVGCGTGRFARRLASLGIQVDAVDPAAEVIKAAEAEGGGPRFHHADITEMELPEGRYDYISCLASIHHVPFGTVAALRDALAPGGVLAILGCYPERSAVDYAWSLAAIPANAAARLAVAATEPRGRAEGTRAPVRNPEMSLEEIRREAAALLPGATIRRLLFWRYLLVYRRPS from the coding sequence ATGCCTTTCGACCACAACGATCACTACCACCGCACGCTCCTGCGCCGGGTGCCGAAGGGCTGCCGGACCGCGCTGGACGTCGGCTGCGGGACCGGCCGCTTCGCGCGGCGGCTCGCGAGCCTCGGGATCCAGGTCGACGCCGTGGACCCGGCGGCGGAGGTGATCAAGGCCGCCGAAGCAGAAGGCGGGGGCCCGCGTTTCCACCACGCCGACATCACCGAGATGGAGCTGCCCGAGGGCCGCTACGACTACATCTCCTGCCTGGCGAGCATCCACCACGTGCCGTTCGGCACCGTCGCCGCGCTGCGGGACGCGCTCGCGCCCGGAGGCGTGCTGGCCATCCTGGGCTGTTATCCGGAGCGGTCGGCCGTGGACTACGCATGGAGCCTGGCCGCCATCCCGGCCAACGCGGCCGCGCGCCTCGCCGTCGCCGCCACGGAGCCTCGGGGGCGGGCGGAGGGCACACGGGCGCCGGTCAGGAATCCCGAGATGTCGTTGGAGGAGATCCGGCGGGAGGCGGCCGCCCTGCTTCCTGGGGCCACCATCCGGCGGTTGCTCTTCTGGCGATATCTGCTCGTCTACCGCAGGCCGAGCTGA
- a CDS encoding cellulose binding domain-containing protein, whose product MPKTLLRAVSAILLSLTALSAPAAYADDETTPVAVTVNARAALATVPQTGIGTNHAIWDTNLGTDETADRLKDAGVKLLRYPGGSYSDIYHWADHTAPGGYVAPNTDFDTFMSGVRRTGAQAMVTANYGTGTAEEAAAWVRHANVTKGYGIKYWEIGNENYGNGHYGSAWEADNHADKSPAEYARHVVAYADAMKAVDPTIKIGAVLTTSANWPDGLVGEGDTGTWNKVVLSTAGSKIDFVILHWYPGALDKAGHVADMIHLTREQITKYAGTGSERIGIAMTEFNTGSSSAGTTTQPGALAAADAYATLLANGVFTVDWWNVHNGIGPVTQVEGHTDYGDFGLLSSATCTSDNSVCEPALNTPFAPYYALQMMSRFARPGDQFVRAATDQPKVTAHAARRPNGDLAVLLINTSSDTSYPIALDYSGFRPAAGAATVLTHTNGATSITTSTAENPTLPPLSLTTLVLRPASSQTGLPAAPGQPTASDITDKTATISWPAASPGARPIAKYELHRQNGAISEQLGETTGTSFTVNNLKPGTRYTVNVIARDSGGGLSWSSPPLTFTTGTPAASSCTVKLTNQTDWASGYVGAIEITNNGAPINGWTLNFTWPRSWQSLGSGWSAVWTQTGSDVKVVNEAGNGSLATGASTTIGFVGNYSGPNVLPTVFTLNGTVCGTA is encoded by the coding sequence ATGCCGAAGACCCTGTTACGAGCCGTGTCCGCGATCCTGTTGTCGCTGACCGCCTTGTCCGCCCCCGCGGCGTACGCCGACGACGAGACCACCCCTGTCGCGGTGACCGTCAACGCCCGCGCCGCCCTGGCCACCGTCCCCCAGACGGGCATCGGCACCAACCATGCGATCTGGGACACGAACCTGGGCACCGACGAGACCGCCGACCGGCTGAAGGACGCCGGAGTGAAGCTGCTGCGCTATCCCGGCGGCTCGTACTCCGACATTTACCACTGGGCCGACCACACCGCGCCCGGTGGATATGTCGCCCCCAACACCGACTTCGACACGTTCATGAGCGGCGTACGCCGCACCGGAGCTCAGGCGATGGTGACCGCCAACTACGGCACGGGGACCGCCGAGGAGGCCGCGGCCTGGGTACGGCACGCCAATGTCACCAAGGGCTACGGCATCAAGTACTGGGAGATCGGCAACGAGAACTACGGCAACGGCCACTACGGCTCCGCCTGGGAGGCGGACAACCATGCCGACAAGAGCCCGGCCGAGTACGCCCGCCACGTCGTGGCCTACGCCGACGCCATGAAGGCGGTCGATCCGACCATCAAGATCGGCGCGGTGCTGACCACCTCGGCCAACTGGCCCGACGGCCTGGTCGGCGAAGGGGACACCGGGACCTGGAACAAGGTCGTCCTGTCCACCGCCGGATCGAAGATCGACTTCGTGATCCTGCACTGGTATCCGGGCGCCCTCGACAAGGCCGGCCACGTGGCCGACATGATCCACCTCACCCGCGAGCAGATCACCAAGTACGCCGGAACCGGCTCCGAGCGGATCGGCATCGCGATGACCGAGTTCAACACCGGCAGCAGCAGCGCCGGCACCACCACCCAGCCCGGTGCACTGGCCGCCGCCGACGCGTACGCGACGCTGCTGGCGAACGGGGTCTTCACGGTCGACTGGTGGAACGTGCACAACGGCATCGGCCCCGTCACGCAGGTCGAAGGCCACACCGACTACGGCGACTTCGGCCTGCTGTCGAGTGCGACGTGCACCTCCGACAACTCGGTCTGCGAGCCGGCGCTGAACACGCCCTTCGCCCCCTACTACGCGCTGCAGATGATGAGCAGGTTCGCCCGCCCCGGGGACCAGTTCGTCCGCGCCGCGACCGACCAGCCGAAGGTCACCGCGCACGCCGCCCGCCGGCCCAACGGTGACCTGGCGGTGCTGCTGATCAACACATCGTCCGACACGTCGTACCCGATCGCGCTGGACTACTCCGGCTTCCGCCCGGCGGCGGGTGCGGCCACCGTGCTGACCCACACCAACGGCGCCACGAGCATCACCACCTCGACGGCGGAAAACCCGACGCTGCCCCCGCTCTCCCTCACCACGCTCGTCCTGCGCCCCGCCTCGTCCCAGACCGGCCTCCCGGCCGCCCCCGGCCAGCCGACTGCCTCGGACATCACGGACAAGACCGCCACGATCTCCTGGCCGGCCGCCTCCCCCGGCGCCCGTCCGATCGCGAAGTACGAGCTCCACCGCCAGAACGGCGCCATCAGCGAGCAACTCGGCGAGACGACCGGCACGTCGTTCACCGTGAACAACCTCAAGCCGGGCACCCGGTACACGGTCAACGTGATCGCCCGCGACAGCGGCGGCGGCCTCTCCTGGTCGTCCCCACCGCTGACCTTCACCACGGGCACCCCCGCCGCCAGCTCCTGCACCGTCAAACTCACCAACCAGACCGACTGGGCCAGCGGCTACGTCGGCGCCATCGAGATCACCAACAACGGCGCGCCGATCAACGGCTGGACACTGAACTTCACCTGGCCGAGGTCATGGCAGAGCCTGGGCAGCGGCTGGAGCGCCGTCTGGACCCAGACCGGGTCGGACGTCAAGGTCGTGAACGAGGCCGGCAACGGCTCACTCGCCACGGGCGCGTCCACCACGATCGGATTCGTCGGCAACTACAGCGGCCCGAACGTCCTTCCCACGGTCTTCACCCTCAACGGAACCGTCTGCGGAACGGCCTAG
- a CDS encoding TetR/AcrR family transcriptional regulator, with amino-acid sequence MPTGVAMRDARAQLFDAAERVLLRDGPNALTSRAVTTEAGCAKGVLHRHFADFDAFLAELVLDRIARIDDQSVALRESAGTGTVAGNLTRALMELFGTVAVAIVGLIISRDELRARLRQARPSGVPVLAEAAAMIAAYLTVEREMGRIAADADVDTLALTLIGAGHLLFADRKGAPPDAEAVGKVVDTVIADVLQRRLL; translated from the coding sequence ATGCCGACAGGGGTGGCCATGCGCGACGCGCGCGCACAGTTGTTCGACGCCGCCGAGCGTGTGCTGCTCCGGGACGGGCCGAACGCGCTGACCAGCCGGGCGGTCACCACGGAGGCAGGCTGCGCGAAGGGTGTCCTGCATCGGCACTTCGCCGACTTCGACGCGTTCCTCGCCGAGCTGGTGCTGGACCGCATCGCCCGGATCGACGACCAGTCCGTCGCCCTGCGTGAGTCCGCCGGGACCGGCACCGTCGCCGGCAACCTCACCCGCGCGCTGATGGAGCTGTTCGGGACGGTCGCCGTGGCGATCGTCGGCCTCATCATCTCCCGGGACGAACTGCGCGCCCGGCTGCGTCAGGCGAGGCCGTCCGGTGTCCCGGTCCTGGCCGAAGCCGCGGCCATGATCGCGGCCTACCTCACCGTGGAGCGCGAAATGGGGCGCATCGCGGCGGATGCCGACGTCGACACGCTTGCGCTCACGCTGATCGGAGCCGGGCACCTGCTCTTCGCCGACCGGAAAGGCGCCCCGCCGGACGCCGAAGCCGTCGGCAAGGTCGTGGACACGGTCATCGCCGACGTCCTGCAAAGGCGGCTGCTATGA
- a CDS encoding class I SAM-dependent methyltransferase, giving the protein MPTLPPERAGLSEQEPHRLRQVAESFGSDAERYDRTRPRYPDAMVDRIVTASPGPDVLDVGCGTGISTRQFRAAGCRVLGVDVDTRMAEWARQSGIEVEVGAFETWDPAGRTFDAVIAGQTWHWVDPVAGAAKAAGVLRPGGRLALFWNVAQPPPEVADAFASVYRRVVPDVPAYALTMPAMEMYSVMFTKPADGIRESGAFSDPEQWRFDWERPYTRDEWLDQVPTHGGHSRFPPDQLEELLAGIGAAIDASGGGFTMRYTAVVVTASLAAAP; this is encoded by the coding sequence ATGCCCACTCTACCGCCTGAGCGCGCAGGTCTTTCTGAGCAGGAGCCTCATCGACTCCGTCAGGTAGCGGAGTCGTTCGGCTCGGACGCCGAACGCTACGACCGGACCCGTCCCCGCTACCCCGACGCCATGGTGGACCGCATTGTCACCGCCAGCCCCGGACCCGACGTCCTCGACGTCGGCTGCGGCACCGGCATCTCCACCCGGCAGTTTCGAGCGGCCGGCTGCAGGGTGCTCGGCGTCGACGTCGACACGCGGATGGCCGAATGGGCCCGGCAGAGCGGGATCGAGGTCGAGGTGGGCGCGTTTGAGACGTGGGATCCCGCCGGGCGGACCTTCGACGCGGTCATCGCCGGGCAGACCTGGCACTGGGTGGACCCCGTCGCAGGCGCGGCCAAGGCGGCCGGCGTGCTGCGGCCAGGTGGCCGGCTGGCGCTGTTCTGGAACGTGGCCCAGCCCCCGCCCGAAGTCGCCGACGCCTTCGCCTCCGTCTATCGCAGGGTGGTGCCCGACGTGCCGGCGTACGCCCTGACGATGCCGGCCATGGAGATGTACTCGGTGATGTTCACCAAGCCAGCCGACGGCATACGGGAGTCGGGCGCGTTCAGCGACCCGGAGCAGTGGCGGTTCGACTGGGAGCGGCCCTACACCCGGGACGAGTGGCTGGACCAGGTGCCCACCCACGGTGGCCACAGCCGGTTCCCACCGGACCAGTTGGAAGAACTGCTCGCGGGCATCGGCGCCGCGATCGACGCGTCGGGGGGCGGCTTCACGATGCGTTACACCGCCGTGGTGGTCACCGCGTCGCTAGCCGCCGCGCCCTAA